CAATATGATCACTCAATAGCGAGAACTGCTGAAATATATTTCAGTAGACATAATTTCTTTGTTCTTCTTAGGCTGTAAGAATAGTGGACAAATACCTGCAAGTTAATGCAACTCAAACTTGCAAACATATCGACATTCCAAGAAATGATTCATAATTCCTGTCAAAAGATCAAATTAAAAACATTTCATGAAAGAAACTCAAGCaattgaatgaaagcattaaaGATTTTATGGCATTTGTTTATATAGGAGGGCTTAAACAATTTGTATCCTGGTTTATGTATAGATTATTTAGGTGGAACAAAGTCCTTGCATACATAACCAGTGCATGGATTAAAATGTACTGAGTGTTACTAGGTGGCTCCACTTTGGAAAACCAGTGTCCCTAAACTGCTGAGATCAGCTGGGGCAGTACTGTGTATGGCAGGAGTTGAGTTGGTGACTGAGCTGCCCACTTGCCACACCTGATTAATACTGGTTTGGTTGGAAGTAAGCACCAAGGAGGCAAAGATTGTTATCTTCCCACTGCTACTCTCATACACAGCACTCTTGTTGGTCACACTGAGGCTAATAGGTGAGGGATTCAAAGGAGCAGACTTAGATTCCACATCATATGTGCCCACCACAGTTGATCCATTACTTGATTGAAAGGCAATCAAAGCCTGTGTGCCAATCATGGCTAGCCCCTGTGGGTTTATACCCCAAGCTACCCATCCCCCAGAAGCAGCAGGGGCAGCCTGGAAAGCTATATCCAATGACCCATTCCCTACAACATACGTATATGACAGAGTAGCTCCTAATACATTTAGGCTGTTACAAAATTGGTAAGTTTTGGTCTCACCAACTGTGAAATTTACAGGGCAACTTGAATTCAAAGTCTGTGTAGCTGCATCGCAACTAAACAACAGCACAAAGACTCCCAATACCAAGAACAGGGGACTCCCCATTATTCAAACTCTACAAAATTTCACTCCTGAATATTCAAGCTTAAAGGAAGGGAAATATGATTGTTGTGCAAATTGCAGAAACTATGCTCTATTATATAGGGTGAAACAGGGGAAGCTATGATGAAATTTCTATAGAGACACTtgtgcaaatagaaaacaaacttgCATTGAATCTGTCGAGGATTGATTGTGGTGGTGGAGCCCATCCATATGCTTCTTTGTCTGCCTCTGAACAAATCAAATAACTTGTGTCCTGGAACATTCTATTTTACCTTTTAAACATTTTTGTTCAATTTAGGAAAAAAGCAGTTCTATTATACATTTTAAACATTTTTGTCCAATATAGATCAAAAAGTCACTATGAAATCAAGAATAGCAGGGAAACCGACTATGAATCCAGATTGAAAGAGTCAAGTGGAGATatttaatttctctattttatatAGTCGTGTCTTAGCCATCTAATTTTTCTACTTCTATATAGTCATGCCTTAGTGTCTCAATTGACATCTCCTTCATGTTGACATTACCCAGATTGAAGGAGACAAGTGGAGACatctaatttctctatttttatatAGTCGTGCCTTAGCCATCTAATTTTCCTACTTTTATATAGTCATGCCTTAGCCGTTTCTATTGACATCTCCTTCATGTTGACATTTTTTGAATAGATGTATTTAAAATATCTATGCtagttaattaaatttttaaaataaattctaaTAGGGTAACTAAAACtaacataatataataaaatatagttcaaaaaatattgttattattttattaaatatgtgCCTAAGAAAGATTtgatgttaaaaataacatcaaacaataATATACACTAAAATAATACTTTTAAGTAAAAATAAACAACTGAAGTAAGATAAATGACTTAATATGTTTGAAAAATTAATAATACATCGATTACATATTAAATCAGGTCATTGGAGGTACATATATTTTGTGCTTAAATTTGTTAAAGATAAAAAAttctatatttataattaaatatttgtaACTTTATAAGTACTAGTAAGagcttttatttaaaaaaacaacCCAGCAATGCACATTCAAAATATGAAAATTGGTGGAAGAAAGAAAATAGAACTTGTAATTATGTCTATATCAAAAGAAATAAGAATGAGCTGTTGATAATGTTCTTAAAGAAAACCACTAATATTGTTTATAATAGCAATAATGCAAATGATTGAAATGTGAGGCCTTGTAAAGATAAAATTACTTCCTATTATTATAGGCTCATTCACATGACAACTTAACAAGGTATTCATCAATATTGCCAACTCTCAATCCTTGTGAAAGGTAGAACAAGAGGCTACACATTAGATAAATTTCCAAGATAGATTTCCAATGATGATTAGTATAAATCCAAAATACAAGTCCAATAATATAGTCATAAATTTATCCTAGAATTGCAAAGTTGTACTCTCATAGAGCAAAAACCCAACATAAAACCTTAAATCATTATACTAATAAAAAGACACTACTCTCAAAGTCTAACGAAATAATGAATCTAAAATCTTATTCATTAATACCATACTTAATTATCAAGATGAATATGACCATTCacctttttaattttcaaaacatCAACTTTTGAAGTTTCCCACTCTCGATATTAAATTTCATTACTCTAAACTaattattgttttctttatttttattttcttaactGAACTAAATTAACTCTAAAACAAatcttaattttcttttcaaaactATTTCATTCACTAGAAAAAAGCTCCAACAGTAGACAATAATAACTAACAAAGTGGGCAAAAATTATATTGGCATCATAACATGATCGATATGCTTGAGTTCATTGCTAAGCCTTGCTCTAAGATTACTCAATGTGTACCACATCAAGTATAATCTTCATAATGGCCAATAATGGGATAAAAAAGTTCCAATATAGAGTGCATAAAGTGTGCATAAAGAACTGAGTCTCTCTTTTGCGACCTATCGACCACATAAGCAAGGCCCCACATTTATCCTAGATcatttcaatcatattaaaatctTCATAGAAAAACACAAGTGGCAACATTCTTTAAATTGGTAATCCACCTCTAGAGGGTAGATATCTTAacatcatttgaatcataaatatCAGTAGTTCCAAAGGAAtggttattaatttttttaaaatcccACAATACTTGATTGATGGGGTCACGCACTTAGTTAACTAAATGTTGATGCTACATAATCCTGAGATAAATGTGACATTATAACACCAAATTGCTTCACGGTTActacataaaaaataattaaagagCCAAATGGCATAGAGTAAAAGACTACTAACCTTCACTTCTTATATATAGATAAAATTTGGCCTTAGAAATTAAACTTGAGCATCTTGAATGGAATATTTCTAGGGAAGGTCCATTGGACCTCAAACATTCCAAGAGACCCAAATCATAAACAAATGTTGAGAATAATATACTCTTGATTCAACTCATCAAGAGTGGAATAACTATTCTTAAAGGAGCTTCACTTAAATCAAAACTTCTTATATGGTGGATAAGTTGCAATTGTTTATGTAAATCTTATGCAATTGAACTtcttattcaaataaaaaataagggGGGTGAAAACATATCCATAGACATGACGCCTTAAAAGTGTCCAAGTAAATCTAGAAAAAGTCTAATGCTTCttgattcaaaaaataaatttGGCTAACTAGTATTttcttagtttatttatttatatatatagatatatatacattttcTAGATATTTCTCCTTATTTtatctattatatatatattcttatacaTTATTTTATCTATCTATTTTTAATATTTATCTATGTACATATATCCATTAAGTTCATTGTCatctaaatttatattttattgcaTTCTATTACAAGTTGATGGACATTGGGGCAATTTCATATTAATGAATTTGTACGTTTCTAATTTAAATTTGTCTTACTAGCTTTCTTCACCCTTCTACCTTGGACCAACTAAACATATCTTTGGTGATTTGATACTATGCGCTAGCTTTTAGAGACATGTAATGTATTCATTTGAgtcatttatataattataaggTAATTATTCTAGAGAGCAATTAATAGTGGCATGGTTCAATTTGgtgtaaaaaataataataaagaatatACATCTTTCACATACTTGTTCTTTATATTGTTCAATTTCAAATGACTTATAATGACACAATACTCTATCACACAAAAACCTAACAAGGTATTTGTCAATATCATCAACTCCCAATTTTCATAAATCCTAAGCAAAAGGCTATACATTAGGTGAGGTTGTAAGATGGAACTTTAACAAATATAAGGTAAATCTGAAATACAATTACACTCATACTTAAATTATCAAACTAGATATGACTATTCTTCACCTTttatattttggaaatgataatttATTCTAACTatctttattaaatttaattaatccaaACAAATTATacttattattaattatatttaccTAAACAAAATTAACTCTTACAAAACcttattttccttttctaactgtaaaaaacaaagaaagaaaattaataaaaataaatttaaaaatcttgAAAGTAGGGTCAATTGATATTCATTCCATAAGGTAAATGCATACACATTACATGAAAAATGTGCaccaacttttatatatatatatatatatgtcagtaAAGTTGAAAAATGAATTTCTAGGGCTTCGGCTCTACATTACATGAAAAATGTGCaccaacttatatatatatatgtcagtaAAGTTGAAAAATGAATTTCTAGGGCTTCGGCTCTACATTACATGAAAAATGTGCaccaacttatatatatatatatatatatatatatatatatatatcagtcagTAAAGTTGAAAAATGAATTTCTAGGGCTTCGGCTCTAGCTCGCGCAGTCCACAACTTAAGGCATGGGTATGctcccatggtcttgagttcgagtccccaactgtgttaactctgtgtgtgttgctaccttgtgagtgggtcGTACGCACTGAGGGATTAGAGAAAGGCAacaacaaattcatccaactcCAAGAAAATAGCAAAAGATGATAATAATAAGACACCAAAACCTAACAAAAGGCATGCATGAACAACCCACGCAGGGTGTAGTAGACACAACAGAGTGAACAGAGAAAAACATGGCCAAACAAACTCAATTGAAGTTCTGAAACAGCCCAATCCCCAACTCCATCATCATTTTAAGTGCATCATCCTTGTCAAACAATGGTTGTTCCAGCCCTAAGTTGCTACAATCATAGACTAAGGTTTAATATCACCAAACCCTATAAGGCTACCCTAATCCCTTAAACTTACTTCCATGGATAATTTTAGACCTTGTCGATGTCAGGACTGAAGTTAGTAACTGAGATGCCCACTTGCCACACCTCATTAACACTGGCCTGGTTGGAATCAAGCACCCAAGAAGCAAATATTGTTATCTTCTCATACACGGCACTCTTGCTCCTCAAGTGATGGTAATGTTTGAAGGATTCAAAATACCAGACTTAGAGGTTACGTTATATGTGTCAACCACAGTTGAGCCATTACCCAATAGAAAGGCAATCAAATCCTGTGCCCCAATCATTTGTAGCCCTTTTGGGTTTATCCCCCAACCTACCCATCCCCCAGAAGCAGCAGGGGCGGCCTTGAAAGCTATCTCTAGGgatccattctcttcatagtagtTATATGACAGAGTAGCTCCTAAACTCAGGTTATTGCAGACATGATAAGTTTTGGTCTCATCTACTGTGAATTttagagggcaacttgaatctgaAGTCTGAGCAGCTGCATCCCAACTAAACAACAGCACAAATACTCCCAATACCAAGAACAGGGGACTCCTCATTATTCGAATCCTACCGAATTTCTTTCTGAAAATTCAAGCTTTTAAGGGAGGAAGTATGATTGTTAGGCTAATTGAAGAAACTGTGCTGTTTAATATAGGGGGAAACAGAGGAAGCTGTGAAGAAATATCTAAAGAATAACGTGTGGAAATAGAAAACAAACCTGAACAATAATTCTACTTCCATTTTTTAAAGATTCTTAGAACAAtatattcttcttttctttcttttttttaacctTCTTGGAACAATTCTTCTTCGTTTTTATAAACATTCCTGTATAATACAGGtccaaaaaaacaaaaatgtgtcatataaattataatatagtaatttaattatgccagcatatttatattataaaaaatttaGGGAGAGATTTATTTCAAAACAAGTTTGGTGAATCTTTTAGGTAGTCATGTATATCGTTTATTTTACAATTAAAAAACCTACACTTAGATTTACAATTTCTTAGCCACAAGAAACCACCTCTACCTTTCATATGAAATTTTAATGACAATTTGATCATTTCAATGtatttcatttgacattttaagaAAAACATTAATTGGTaaaaaagttatttaaattattaacaATTTTATAAAATATCttgtatatttaaatatttttattaatttttaatcatacaaattaaatattatttttttatttttaatataataatgtaaataatttaattattattttaaaattttacagTATATAATCTAAAAtaactaaattttttttaataaaatctttaatttttaaaattatcattaaaaaattaaatatatatattaatttaatatgaaaaaaaggaagtattctattttattaaatttaaattgagCTAAAAAAAACGTATGATAAAtaaaatgataatcaattaataattaataaaattatatattaattgtcaTGTCCTTGACATGATTTTAGATTTCTAGAAAATTGTCTTATCATATGAACTTCACAATTTTCGGTAGTATAATCTAGATCAAGACAAACTAAGAGCAAGCAATCTAATTGATTGCATAGAAAACACTCTCATCCAAGCAACAATCCAATTGCAAATAATGACAACGAATCTTAGCAAGGATAGCAACCACAAGTGGGAGGCATGGGTGATTAAGACATAGAGGATTTAGTTAGTAAGGAATGAATTAGTTAATGGGTCTAAAAAAAGGGCAAGGGACACGAAGGGAAGAGATACCTCTATTGTGAAAAGATACACCCAATCAAGAGGCATAACCTTTCATATTGTCTTTAGGGATATATAAGCTAGATTATTATTGCAAGAAGGTCATCAAGTGAACAACATTGAAGAACAAGATGTTTTTAGAGTACCGACCATCAATCAAAAAGAGATTAGAAATCACATAGCACTCAAGCAGATTAAGATTATCGTTTCAAATTACAACATACTAAGTCAGCAACCCATGTGTGGGGTATGATGGCCTAATAATTATGCATTATTAAATGTTAGATACAATATTCTTTGCCATGTCTATGCTTGTATATATGTAATACATATGACAAATCCCTTAAGGAATTCCTATCCATTGGGCTATCTCATTTTGGAGGGGAGACATGGTACATACAAAGGATTGTAAACAACTAGGAAACCACGGCGATAGAGATACCCGAAGTGGGGTTGGGAGGAGAGAATGAAGGTTGTCATTTTGTGCTCTTGGGCTGGGTGGAATGGCTTAAGGCACCTTGTATGGTCTCTAAACTAGTGCTCcctaatgatgatgagttggttggatagaactttaaaataaattccatatgtACATCTTGGATGTTACAATAGTAAAtctaaattctatttattcaatatcggtttatatgtgtatttATCAAATGTGACACTAACTTGGTTGTAGGCCCTACATCAAGATAACCATTTCCATTTCCAAGCATTATTGAAACCTAATTGAAGAATTTTAGGTTAGATTAGGTAAGTCCTAGTAGGGGAGATTACAATTAGCATTACAGGATAATCCTGCTAGCATGTGGGACAAACCAATTAGGGTTAATTATTCAACCCTATTTTGTAATTAGGTCAAAAATAAAATCGAATAGGTTAACATTGTCTTTTTATATGTATGTGCCCTTAATATGCCTCGAGTTAGCTTCATAACTAATGGACTTTATCATATTTGCTTTGTGAGAATTTTTCTCTTGTATGGTTTGTACCTTTTTTTATTGCTTCATGCCTTATATCTTTGACATGTATTTATGCACTGTTGCATGCATTATTGATTTGTATTTAAATGTATTGCTTCATGATTTACATGTTTGACGTGTATCTATTGCTTCATGCTTTGTGTGTCTAACATGTATTTATTGCTTCATGTTGTAAGGTATGGGAAATTAGGGCTTCAACATCTTAATGGATAATAAAGCCAGAGTAAAaccacaaagttgtgtcacacttttataaaggaaatgaccaatgctgattcaacttttaaaattgaatcaatagaaagtaaaatatgtattttgaattttgaaatgatgtaaactaataaaatgtatattttttgtgtattttatgtttttaattttttttaaaaattaaattttttttgaatatattttcttttaaagtaaacattataatttagttgttgataaaatgttgaaattgaagttacacgaggcgCCATACTTTATAtggtaaattttacctttttttcttcaatttttttgtgtatattgatattttgcaactttagtgcaaaaatatatttttaactattttttatgtatatatatttttcaataaatttgataagttgtgtgtattgaaatataactcttttcaATTAgcgtcaccttttttcttaattatttatctaaattagaaaataattatatcatcttggcaTAGACTCTTATCTCTAGtgcaattatttttttcaaaaattttaaataaattttagtatttttcctttacaaaataatcaaccttatattttagtgttgatgacctcctttcaataaaaataaattattaaatataaaaaataattaaaatattgaaagatataatttttgaaaaattcacttacaaatctataaaagggtatttttacatttcaaaaaaaaaattatttataagagtaggagttgttgaaacatcgagttttttaaaatatatatatttttgggtagttagacccaaagtggtataaaatagacatttagtagacaattccaattggaaaagttgcggCCCATATATaatatagctataatgaatctctatagaccatatgtttgactaaaattaatttttagttagattacttaaattcacttgtgttgataagttggcctgaaacataacatagttttgtgcttttacccaccaCTAACTTCACTTGGGACCAACCTTACATCAagggaaaaaaaattgattaatcCAATCTTAAAAGGATTGAATTTAGATAAGGTTAATTGTTCCCTTGTTAGAGTTGCAACTGAATTGTAATTAGGGTTgaattgcaatgctagatctaggagAAACGATGAGAAATGgacataaaataatagtaaatGAACATTTCAAATATCATGCAAATCTATAAACCTAGATTTGAGGATAGATTATAACCCGTGACAGAAATATTGGGTTGAATTGTTGGGATTGAGGGGAGTAGGTCACCCTGGTCCTCCAAATGCTGGGGCAAATAAACTAGATGTTTCGAATCAAGATGAGATACAAAATCCACTATCGGAAGGTCATTAGAAATTATTGGAATCAAGGGGAGTTGGTCCTTTTATCATGGTCCTCCTCTTTTTACGCCTTCAAAATATAAGTTGAATTATCATCGTCTACACTACCTGATTCCTCGCTTGCAACTCCTGTGGCAATTCTCTACACACAATAAATAGTGTTGTTGATGAGGGTTTGCCTTAGGTAAAAACCCAGTTTaataattaaccttgaattgaattgaaattgcaATGGAAATACTAAAGTAAATTATGTTGTATCATAATACACTAGATTTGCAATGGTTGAttgaagattgatgatgcaatgctttttagatgtgatcacaaatgttgatgcaataacatgacaacacATAAAAGACTCAAACACAAACATATGCTTGCATGAAAGTTGATGTGATTTTCCccatgatgcttgaagaatatggtgagaTGAAATGCTTCCTCGAAAGCTTGAGAactcttgatgatgaatgcttgatgtgtGTACGAATGATGGGGTATGAAAGTGATGATAATGCATCTTATTagatcaaaatgaattgataggatatctttatatagggtttccctaggtaaattattgattaagtcaacctccaatggtcacattGAGGCACGAGGACCAATATCCATCAAGGAGGGAAAGTGCCTAGTCCTATTTAAATTGGGGTATGTTTAagggggaccatggtgcctaggacACCCTGGTCTAGACAAGGGTGCCCCAAGTGCCCTTGTCCtcctaaaacatgaaaaacaaggtGGCAAATAGGAGTGCATGATCCCAAGATGGGGTCCACTCAGCCATGTAGCAAGGTGACATTAGATTTGGAATAAAATGGACCAAAATGGGCCTAGAGGAGAACTAGAATGGGACACACTAAAGTTGGGGTACAAGAATTAGGTGTGAATCGTAGGTCAATTATAATTTAAAAAGCTTCACATGCCTGACAtgtatacttcatgccttatgtgtagtTTTGTGTATGATTCATACATGAATTCATGTGTATACTGCATGCTTCATGTGTTACATCTATTCATGCGTGTGCTTCACATGGCTTAAGTGAactcatgtgtatacttcatgccttacgTGCTACATGTATTCATGTGAGTGAACATTCATgacttaagtgaattcatgtgtatacttcatgctttatgtgctatgtatattcatgtgtatgcttcaaACATTATGTTCTATGTATGCTTCATGACTTAAGTGAACTCATGTACTTTATGCTCTATGTGttacatgtattcatgtgtatgttCCATGACTTAAATGAACTCATGTGTGCACTTCATCCTCTATGtgttatgtgtattcatgtgtatgcttcatgaCTTAAGTGAATTCATATGCATGCTTCATGCTCTATGTGCTAcgtgtatttatgtgtatgcttcatgaaAAGTGAAATAATGTGTATGCTTTGTGCTTTATGTGCTACATGTATTCTTAATGACTTAAGTAAATTCATGTTTATGTGCTATGTGTATTCACATGTGGGCTTCAAACCTTAAGTGTAAGTAGGTTTATTATTCATTCCTTGTGTGTATTCATGCATGTATTTTAGGCTTTACACCTTACATAAATTCATGCATATGATTCATTCCTTGTGTGTTCATGTGATTTACACCTTATGTATATTTGTGTGCATACTTTACACTCTACATGAAAGCTTCATAGCTTTTTCATGTGTATGACTCATGCCTTATGTGCTTTTTCAACATGGTTACTTCATGCATGTATATGCCTTCCCAATGCATGCCTTATGTATTGAATACACTTCATGTTTGAATACTTATGAAAAGTTTTAGGATATGCAATTATGTGGTCTCAGTTCAAGGTTACCATCTTTGAGTCCTATCAAGTATAGTCATGTCATGCATTGGCtgaaacaattaaattttaaaaatattaaggcATCAAGGAAAACCATCTTTTGAGCATGTTTCTAGCACCGTTTTAAGTCATGGGGCTAATTTTCACAAAGACCCACTTCATTGTTTATGAGATTTTAATATTTACAATTTTATaaacctttttttttaatattaaaatcttATTATTTAATGCTTCATCATGGATAAATTATCTTATGTTATGATCATCTCACCCCCCCTTGATGTTTGGTGAAGATTTCAAACTCAAATTCCTCTTCAGTCAAAAGTTATGACAAGTTTCAAAATGAGAACAAAAAGAACTGAAATAAATttacataaaattaaaattaaaattaaataaatttacttctttcaaattttaaaaacttataaaatGCTGTGCAATTCAAAATCACAACTTACAACTAGTTGTGATTTTGAAAAGTCAAATGTTAAGAAGTTGTGAATTGCAAATCATAAATGCAAAAATGGCTATGCATTGTGAAATCAAAATCCACAACTCTTAACTAACTCAGAAAAGTTGTGGGTGGTAAAAATCAGATGCAAATAAATTgaaatgcattttcataactaaattttGAAAACACAATTGACAATATTATATTTAACtacttcagaaaaaaaaaaaaaattggttattGGAAACTTCCATTTCTCCAACCTCTACTCACATACTCTCTACACCAAGACAGATTGCTCTAAAGATATCTCGAGGAATGATATGAAATGATTGCAAAATGTGCTCAAAATGGATTGCGCAAGAAAGctctcaaaatcttcaatttattgAAGCACTCTGAAACACAATCTGACATGGTAAGCTTCGCTTGTACATGTCATGATGCACGCGGGCATGCAGGTTTAATGAGTGAGAGCACACCTGAAACTTATTAAGATGCTATTTAAACCCACAGTGGTTGTGAGAACGTGCTTTCTTGGCACCTGCAGATCATATATGAATATAAACTGAATTGTGTCATAGACAAGATATCTACACAAGTTGGAGCAttcagtttggcaaatgaaggcaGCTGGAAGTTCCCAGATTCATGACATCTATCTGATGTTGTGGAAGAAAGGGAGTGAATCATATATCTGCTACCATAGAAGAAAAGTTAGTAATTACGGTTGGCATTGAATTGTTTGGTTAGATGCTGTGGTAGACATACTAGCAACATCCGGAAACAGTGACCAAGACATGCaatctgtttgacaaaatgcctcaatgaAATGTGCTTGTAGTAATACAAAACATGGAAGCACTGGCAAGCACCCCGTTTAATAAAACGGCTCAAA
The nucleotide sequence above comes from Cryptomeria japonica chromosome 11, Sugi_1.0, whole genome shotgun sequence. Encoded proteins:
- the LOC131040160 gene encoding auxin-induced in root cultures protein 12-like, with product MGSPLFLVLGVFVLLFSCDAATQTLNSSCPVNFTVGETKTYQFCNSLNVLGATLSYTYVVGNGSLDIAFQAAPAASGGWVAWGINPQGLAMIGTQALIAFQSSNGSTVVGTYDVESKSAPLNPSPISLSVTNKSAVYESSSGKITIFASLVLTSNQTSINQVWQVGSSVTNSTPAIHSTAPADLSSLGTLVFQSGAT